Proteins encoded together in one Pongo abelii isolate AG06213 chromosome 8, NHGRI_mPonAbe1-v2.0_pri, whole genome shotgun sequence window:
- the VSIR gene encoding V-type immunoglobulin domain-containing suppressor of T-cell activation, whose translation MGVPTAPEAGSWRWGSLLFALFLAASLGPVAAFKVATPYSLYVCPEGQNVTLTCRLLGPVDKGHDVTFYKTWYRSSRGEVQTCSERRPIRNLTFQDLHLHHGGHQAANTSHDLAQRHGLESASDHHGNFSITMRNLTLLDSGLYCCLVVEIRHHHSEHRVHGAMELQVQTGKDAPSNCVVYPSSSQESENITAAALATGACIVGILCLPLILLLVYKQRQAASNRRAQELVRMDSNIQGIENPGFEASPPAQGLPEAKVRHPLSYVAQRQPSESGRHLLSEPSTPLSPPGPGDVFFPSLDPVPDSPNFEVI comes from the exons ATGGGCGTCCCCACGGCCCCGGAGGCCGGCAGCTGGCGCTGGGGATCCCTGCTCTTCGCTCTCTTCCTGGCTGCGTCCCTAG GTCCGGTGGCAGCCTTCAAGGTCGCCACGCCGTATTCCCTGTACGTCTGTCCCGAGGGGCAGAACGTCACCCTCACCTGCAGGCTCTTGGGCCCTGTGGACAAAGGGCACGATGTGACCTTCTACAAGACGTGGTACCGCAGCTCGAGGGGCGAGGTGCAGACCTGCTCAGAGCGCCGGCCCATCCGCAACCTCACGTTCCAGGACCTTCACCTGCACCATGGAGGCCACCAGGCTGCCAACACCAGCCACGACCTGGCTCAGCGCCACGGGCTGGAGTCGGCCTCCGACCACCATGGCAACTTCTCCATCACCATGCGCAACCTGACCCTGCTGGACAGCGGCCTCTACTGCTGCCTGGTGGTGGAGATCAGGCACCACCACTCGGAGCACAGGGTCCACGGTGCCATGGAGCTGCAGGTGCAGACAG GCAAAGATGCACCATCCAACTGCGTGGTGTACCCATCCTCCTCCCAGGAGAGTGAAA ACATCACGGCTGCAGCCCTGGCTACGGGCGCCTGCATCGTAGGAATCCTCTGCCTCCCCCTCATCCTGCTCCTGGTCTACAAGCAAAGGCAGGCGGCCTCCAACCGCC GTGCCCAGGAGCTGGTGCGGATGGACAG CAACATTCAAGGGATTGAAAACCCCGGCTTTGAAGCCTCACCACCTGCCCAGGGGCTACCCGAGGCCAAAGTCAGGCACCCCCTGTCCTATGTGGCCCAGCGGCAGCCTTCTGAGTCTGGGCGGCATCTGCTTTCAGAGCCCAGCACCCCTCTGTCTCCTCCAGGCCCTGGAGACGTCTTCTTCCCATCCCTGG ACCCTGTCCCTGACTCTCCAAACTTTGAGGTCATCTAG